A single Pseudomonas sp. MM223 DNA region contains:
- the msrB gene encoding Peptide methionine sulfoxide reductase MsrB (*Name msrB), which yields MKKIEKTLDEWRSMLDPEQYQVCRLKGTERPFSGKYNSERRDGIYHCICCGLALFDAQTKFDSGCGWPSFYAPIEDSAMIEIRDTSHGMIRTEVTCARCDAHLGHVFPDGPPPTGLRYCINSVCIDLRPRD from the coding sequence ATGAAAAAGATCGAAAAAACCCTGGATGAATGGCGGTCGATGCTCGACCCCGAGCAGTACCAGGTTTGCCGCCTCAAGGGCACTGAGCGGCCGTTCAGCGGCAAGTACAACAGCGAGCGGCGTGACGGCATCTACCATTGCATCTGCTGTGGCCTGGCGTTGTTCGATGCGCAGACCAAGTTCGATTCCGGCTGCGGCTGGCCGAGCTTCTACGCGCCGATCGAAGACAGCGCGATGATCGAGATCCGTGACACCTCCCACGGCATGATCCGCACCGAAGTCACCTGCGCCCGCTGCGATGCGCACCTGGGCCACGTATTCCCCGATGGCCCGCCACCGACTGGCCTGCGCTACTGTATCAACTCGGTGTGCATCGACTTGCGCCCGCGCGACTGA
- the gpx1 gene encoding Hydroperoxy fatty acid reductase gpx1 (*Name gpx1) has protein sequence MAGSMLDIPCVTLGGEHKKLGDFPGKALLVVNTASQCGFTPQYKGLEQLWQAYHERGLVVLGFPCNQFGKQEPGDARDIAQFCERNFGVSFPLFRKVEVNGPGAHPLFVELKQRAPGILGSQKIKWNFTKFLVDPASGQVTRYAPTTKPQALEADIERLLSR, from the coding sequence ATGGCTGGATCGATGCTGGACATTCCCTGCGTGACCCTGGGCGGCGAGCATAAAAAGCTCGGCGATTTCCCGGGCAAGGCGTTGCTGGTGGTCAACACCGCCAGCCAGTGCGGTTTTACCCCGCAGTACAAGGGCCTGGAGCAGCTGTGGCAGGCCTACCATGAGCGTGGCCTGGTGGTGCTGGGCTTCCCGTGCAACCAGTTCGGCAAGCAGGAGCCGGGCGATGCGCGGGACATTGCGCAGTTCTGCGAGCGCAACTTTGGCGTGAGCTTCCCGCTGTTTCGCAAGGTCGAGGTCAACGGCCCGGGTGCCCACCCGCTGTTCGTCGAGCTCAAGCAGCGTGCACCGGGCATTCTGGGCAGCCAGAAGATCAAGTGGAACTTCACCAAGTTCCTGGTCGACCCGGCCAGCGGCCAGGTGACGCGTTATGCCCCCACTACCAAACCGCAGGCCCTGGAAGCAGACATCGAGCGCCTGCTCAGCCGTTGA
- the rcsC_2 gene encoding Sensor histidine kinase RcsC (*Name rcsC_2), which produces MLAQRKGRETGSGLMDIKFTNRLSYKQARLTVLVGFILGTLLSLIQIGIDYASEDASINREVRALLQISHNPASRIAYNIDSELALELTRGLLQSPAVIRARLIDNNETVLADVERPRLQDRYRPLSDFLFGEQRQFKERLYLTHMPEEYLGTLYLDVDTFAFGSRFLDRAGITLLNGFARSLVLTGILLALFYMMLTKPLVTVIGALSGSDPRKPRQTRLECPHGHEHDEIGVLVKVANQQFVSMATEIEQRRTAENRLTQYLNELEDIVSARTNELKASNSSLSLSNQELEEARRRALDMAQARAAFLANMSHEIRTPLNGMLGMIALALDSPLPSEQRQQLAIAHDSGKVLVELLNDILDLSKFDAGQLELERIPFDMGSMVEDTANLLSQNTAQSVELTCLIARDFPSSVLGDPTRVRQIVSNLLSNALKFTRFGRVDVRLVTIVGGVRLEVRDTGIGIPEEAQARIFQPFTQAGAGITRQYGGTGLGLALTRNLCKAMQGHLHIRSEAGFGSCFSAELPLAVHTEAIAPAPLHGRVAALSAAGSGLNELLQGLLPAWGLAYQRHDSSASLDATAMDLLITDDVDRLFELRQTLKTPILLVTAYGNFLPSEQSAALAPLHQLARPLARNTLYQTLRRTLQGHEPEHPLANPAITLEAGRARILLVEDNPVNQLVAKGMLAKLGCQVQLATQGAEALELLEQDEFDLVLMDCNMPVMDGYEASRRIRQSGRWPDLPIVALTANAMPEERERCRAAGMNDYLAKPFRREELLALVDHWVPLNG; this is translated from the coding sequence CAAGCAAGCCCGGTTGACAGTCCTGGTCGGCTTCATCCTGGGAACATTGCTCAGTCTCATCCAGATCGGCATCGATTATGCCAGCGAAGACGCGTCCATCAACCGCGAAGTGCGCGCCTTGCTGCAAATCAGCCACAACCCGGCCTCGCGCATCGCCTACAACATCGACTCGGAACTGGCGCTGGAGCTGACCCGCGGCCTGTTGCAGTCGCCGGCCGTCATCCGCGCACGGCTGATCGACAACAACGAAACCGTGCTGGCCGATGTCGAGCGGCCCAGGCTGCAAGACCGCTACCGGCCGCTGAGCGACTTCCTGTTCGGCGAGCAGCGCCAGTTCAAAGAGCGCCTGTACCTGACCCACATGCCCGAGGAATACCTGGGCACCCTGTACCTGGACGTCGACACCTTTGCCTTTGGCAGCCGCTTTCTCGACCGCGCCGGCATCACCCTGCTCAACGGTTTCGCCCGCAGCCTGGTACTGACCGGCATCCTGCTGGCGCTGTTCTACATGATGCTGACCAAGCCACTGGTCACGGTGATCGGCGCACTCAGCGGCAGCGACCCGCGCAAACCCCGGCAAACCCGCCTGGAGTGCCCACATGGGCACGAACATGACGAAATCGGCGTGCTGGTGAAGGTTGCCAACCAGCAGTTTGTCAGCATGGCCACCGAGATCGAGCAGCGGCGCACAGCGGAAAACCGCCTTACCCAGTACCTGAACGAACTGGAAGACATCGTCTCGGCACGCACCAACGAACTGAAGGCCAGCAACAGCAGCCTGAGCCTGTCCAACCAGGAGCTGGAGGAAGCACGCCGCCGCGCGCTGGACATGGCCCAGGCACGTGCGGCCTTTTTGGCCAACATGAGCCACGAAATCCGCACCCCGCTCAACGGCATGCTCGGCATGATCGCTCTGGCACTCGACAGCCCGCTGCCCAGCGAGCAGCGCCAGCAGCTGGCAATCGCCCACGACTCGGGCAAGGTGCTGGTGGAATTGCTGAACGATATCCTCGACCTGTCCAAGTTCGATGCCGGCCAGCTGGAACTGGAGCGCATCCCGTTCGACATGGGCTCGATGGTGGAAGACACCGCCAACCTGCTGTCGCAGAACACCGCACAAAGTGTGGAGCTGACCTGCCTGATTGCCCGCGACTTCCCCAGCAGCGTGCTCGGTGACCCCACACGGGTGCGGCAGATCGTCAGCAACCTGCTGTCCAACGCGCTGAAGTTCACCCGCTTCGGCCGCGTCGATGTACGCTTGGTCACGATTGTCGGCGGCGTGCGCCTGGAAGTGCGCGACACCGGCATCGGCATCCCCGAAGAAGCCCAGGCGCGCATCTTCCAGCCGTTCACCCAGGCCGGTGCCGGCATTACCCGCCAGTACGGCGGCACAGGCCTGGGCCTGGCCCTGACGCGTAACCTGTGCAAAGCCATGCAAGGCCATTTGCACATTCGCTCCGAAGCGGGCTTTGGCAGCTGCTTCAGCGCCGAGCTGCCGCTGGCCGTGCACACCGAAGCCATTGCGCCAGCGCCGCTGCACGGGCGCGTGGCAGCCCTGAGCGCAGCAGGCAGCGGGCTTAACGAACTGTTGCAGGGCCTGCTGCCCGCCTGGGGCCTGGCCTACCAGCGGCATGACAGCAGCGCGTCGCTGGACGCCACGGCGATGGACCTGCTGATTACCGACGATGTAGACCGCCTGTTCGAGCTGCGCCAAACGCTGAAAACCCCCATCCTGCTGGTGACCGCTTACGGCAACTTCCTGCCCAGCGAGCAGTCGGCCGCCCTCGCCCCGCTCCATCAACTGGCCCGGCCGCTGGCGCGCAATACCCTGTACCAGACCCTGCGCCGTACCTTGCAAGGGCACGAACCCGAACACCCGCTGGCCAACCCGGCCATTACCCTGGAGGCAGGCCGTGCGCGAATCTTGCTGGTGGAAGACAACCCGGTGAACCAGCTGGTGGCCAAGGGCATGCTGGCCAAGCTCGGCTGCCAGGTGCAACTGGCCACCCAGGGCGCCGAGGCCCTGGAGTTGCTGGAACAGGATGAATTCGACCTGGTGCTGATGGACTGCAACATGCCGGTGATGGACGGCTACGAGGCCAGCCGGCGCATCCGCCAGAGCGGCCGCTGGCCCGACCTGCCCATTGTCGCCCTCACCGCCAACGCCATGCCCGAGGAGCGCGAACGCTGCCGGGCAGCGGGCATGAACGACTACCTGGCCAAGCCGTTCCGCCGCGAAGAGCTACTGGCGCTGGTCGACCACTGGGTGCCGCTCAACGGCTGA